The genome window GGTTAGTTCGCGGTTTTCAATAAACTGGGCGCGTACTTCATCGCGGTTTTCGATCAGCTCGGCGTTGGCTTCGCAGAAAGCATCGGCGTCCGCTTCGAGTTGGGCGGTCTGAAGGTCGGCGAGCGAGCTTTCGGCGGTTTCCGCCCGGTTGGTCAGCGCGGCGGCTTCGTCTGCCGTTGCCATGTTTTCAATGGCCGCGATCAGATCCGCCTCGGCTGTATCGGCCGGCAGATTCAGTTTGTTGAGCAAAGCATCAATGACAGGTTGCATGGTTTTCTCCTTTTGGTTGGGAGGGCATCCACGAGGATTGCCCCTACCTAAAGAGGCTGAATCAACCGGAGGTGCCGGATTTCGATTTGAAAGGGGCAAAATCCCCTTTAAATTGGGATCATTGGTGACTGCGGCATTCAACAGGCGAACCGGGCGCAGGCGGTCGTTTCCAAGGTTTTCGCAGTCAGATTTCGCCCAGACCGGTGACAGAAAACGGTAGCGGCCACCGACCACGGCTGCCTCCCCAACATCAGACCACCTGATGTTTGCGTAGAGGCCGCCGTACATTTCCGATTGACGATTTTCGATTGCCGATTGGGGAACGAACTTGAGATCGGTGATCCAGCCTGCGGCTTCGGAATGCTTGGCGGCATCAAGAGAGAAATGATCGAAGTCGATCAATAGACCGGGAAAATTCTCAGAAGCGTTTTTGATGGTTTCAAACGCGGTGACCATGCGGTTGCAAGCCGCCTCATCAATGATCTGGGTGACCCCGGCAGCGGCATGGGGAAACTCGCCCAGCGGGGCGAGCTGATACCATCCGTCCTCAGGAAGTTCAAAATTACGATTTAGGATAAGGTTCATATATAAAGAGGC of Tichowtungia aerotolerans contains these proteins:
- a CDS encoding phage protease, whose product is MNLILNRNFELPEDGWYQLAPLGEFPHAAAGVTQIIDEAACNRMVTAFETIKNASENFPGLLIDFDHFSLDAAKHSEAAGWITDLKFVPQSAIENRQSEMYGGLYANIRWSDVGEAAVVGGRYRFLSPVWAKSDCENLGNDRLRPVRLLNAAVTNDPNLKGILPLSNRNPAPPVDSASLGRGNPRGCPPNQKEKTMQPVIDALLNKLNLPADTAEADLIAAIENMATADEAAALTNRAETAESSLADLQTAQLEADADAFCEANAELIENRDEVRAQFIENRELTEAVFKNLKTPVTPDPKPQTPNPKPLHNRDSKVAATRNRDAAANESNAVKIRNRAAEIMKTESVAYTEAFRRAEQELAE